The following proteins are co-located in the Anaerosporomusa subterranea genome:
- a CDS encoding polysaccharide deacetylase family protein, whose product MLAGTYHLTASTELALRYVPTTHKVVALTFDDGPHPQTTPQILRVLKEKQVKTTFFVLGSNAATHPEWVKQAAQDGHEIGSHAYSHRFFNTLKTTEYEAEMDQTNQLICQLAHEPAVFRPPGGSWNDAVARAALLRGQTTILWSVDTGDWRRLPVGQVVKNTLDNVKPGSIVLMHDGQPALPTAEAVGIIIDKLRDKGYQFVTVSELLQYYEVRH is encoded by the coding sequence ATGCTAGCCGGAACGTATCATCTGACAGCATCAACCGAACTGGCGCTACGCTATGTGCCGACAACTCATAAAGTTGTAGCTCTGACCTTTGACGATGGACCGCATCCCCAGACAACGCCGCAAATTTTGCGGGTACTAAAAGAAAAACAGGTAAAAACAACTTTTTTCGTTTTAGGCTCTAATGCGGCAACTCATCCCGAGTGGGTAAAGCAAGCTGCTCAGGACGGGCATGAGATTGGCAGCCACGCATATAGTCACAGATTCTTTAACACGTTGAAAACAACTGAATATGAGGCAGAAATGGATCAGACGAATCAACTGATTTGCCAGCTTGCCCATGAGCCAGCAGTGTTTCGCCCCCCCGGCGGCTCGTGGAATGATGCGGTTGCCCGCGCGGCTCTGTTGCGTGGGCAGACAACCATTCTTTGGTCAGTTGATACCGGCGATTGGCGGCGTCTACCTGTCGGCCAGGTGGTAAAAAATACCCTCGACAACGTAAAACCTGGCAGTATTGTATTGATGCATGACGGGCAACCGGCGCTGCCGACAGCGGAAGCGGTAGGAATAATTATTGACAAGCTGCGAGATAAGGGATACCAGTTCGTGACGGTTAGTGAGCTGTTGCAGTACTACGAAGTCCGACACTAA
- a CDS encoding tryptophan transporter, producing the protein MEQQVQQPTIIVAGKGGKYRWLAITALFLAIGTILRLVSPSVAGVSPNWTIAMYCLAMILVRPSLGQAVGIGLVAGAIALVTSKSPFPYGNLVSEVLGAVTACTLVKYNIGCKIGKLNLQPAIIGLITTLFSGLTFVTLMKIVLGLPMQVYLYGMLPVVFTVAAVNTVVTQVLYFPAYKLFSAQLGISEREKK; encoded by the coding sequence ATGGAACAGCAAGTACAACAACCGACCATCATTGTAGCAGGAAAAGGGGGCAAGTACCGCTGGTTGGCAATTACAGCCTTATTTCTAGCTATTGGCACTATTTTACGTCTGGTTAGTCCGAGCGTCGCGGGGGTATCGCCAAATTGGACCATTGCGATGTATTGCTTGGCCATGATTCTAGTGCGGCCATCACTGGGGCAGGCGGTAGGTATTGGTCTGGTAGCCGGCGCTATCGCACTGGTTACTTCAAAATCTCCTTTTCCGTATGGTAACCTCGTGAGTGAAGTATTGGGTGCGGTTACCGCCTGTACACTTGTCAAATACAATATCGGCTGCAAAATCGGCAAGCTCAACCTTCAACCGGCTATTATCGGCCTGATTACTACCTTATTCAGCGGTCTAACATTTGTCACATTAATGAAGATTGTGCTGGGATTACCGATGCAGGTTTACCTATACGGTATGTTGCCAGTTGTTTTTACAGTGGCTGCGGTCAATACGGTGGTTACTCAGGTGCTTTACTTCCCGGCATATAAACTGTTTAGCGCACAATTAGGCATTTCGGAAAGGGAGAAGAAATGA
- a CDS encoding energy-coupling factor ABC transporter ATP-binding protein — protein sequence MKPVISFSDFSFSYHGRTQALNNINLEIPAGSFTAVAGLSSTGKTTLCLAVSGLVPHYFGGAVGGSVTVNGMNTLHTEVGQLAEVVGTVLEDYECQLVTMTVEEEVAFGLENRGVRREEIVVAVSETLRMVGLPGLEKREVSSLSGGQKQRLAIAAALASKPAVLVLDEPTSALDPEGAEELYALLGRLNRETGLTMMIVEHDLSRILPYADRLVVLEAGRLAAAGKTEEVLAQLVKGNSASLSPTLWTLKHLLESKSDAVFAPWLSNEQAIDQLRVFLRQEGAEKIA from the coding sequence ATGAAACCAGTCATTAGTTTTTCTGATTTCTCGTTTTCTTACCATGGCCGTACTCAGGCTCTGAATAATATCAATCTTGAGATTCCAGCAGGCTCTTTTACTGCGGTTGCTGGCTTAAGCAGCACAGGAAAGACGACGCTTTGTCTTGCAGTCTCTGGGCTGGTGCCACATTACTTCGGCGGCGCAGTTGGTGGTTCGGTGACTGTCAATGGTATGAACACACTGCATACGGAGGTCGGCCAGCTCGCTGAGGTGGTAGGCACGGTCCTCGAAGACTATGAGTGCCAGCTGGTCACGATGACTGTCGAGGAAGAAGTCGCGTTTGGTCTAGAGAACCGCGGCGTCCGGCGCGAAGAAATTGTTGTGGCAGTTAGCGAAACTCTGCGCATGGTCGGTCTGCCAGGACTCGAGAAGCGCGAAGTATCCTCACTCTCCGGCGGCCAGAAGCAGCGACTTGCCATTGCGGCGGCGCTTGCGTCCAAACCTGCTGTTTTAGTTCTCGATGAACCCACCTCCGCTCTCGATCCCGAGGGCGCCGAAGAATTGTATGCTTTGCTCGGTCGTCTAAACAGGGAGACCGGTTTGACAATGATGATCGTCGAACATGATCTTTCTCGCATTCTTCCTTATGCCGACCGTCTAGTGGTGCTTGAAGCCGGCAGGCTGGCGGCAGCCGGAAAAACCGAGGAGGTTCTCGCTCAGTTAGTTAAAGGCAACAGTGCCAGCTTGTCTCCAACGCTGTGGACTTTGAAACACTTGCTCGAATCAAAATCGGACGCTGTATTTGCGCCCTGGCTTAGCAACGAGCAGGCAATCGATCAGCTTCGTGTTTTCCTGCGACAGGAAGGAGCGGAAAAAATTGCTTGA